GCGTTACAGGGCGTGAAGGTGCTGGACCTCTGCATCATCCTCGCCGGGCCGACCTGCGGCCGCACGCTGGCCGAGTTCGGCGCCGACGTGATCAAGATCGACGCGCCCGAACGCGAGGGCGGTGTCGCCTTCCACCAGGACGTGAACCGCGGCAAGCGCAGCATCCTGCTTGACCTCAAAAGCAATGAGGGCCGCGAGGTTTTCTGGACGCTGGTGGACGAGGCCGAAGTCGTCGTGCAGAACTACCGCGACGGCGTGGTGCAGCGGCTGGGCGTTGACTACGAGGCGGTGCGCCGGCGCAAGCCGCGGATCGTCTACGCCTCGCTGAACGCCTACGGCCACGTCGGCCCCTGGGCGCAGCGCCCCGGCTGGGAGCAACTGGCGCAGGCGGCGACGGGCATGCAGGCGCGTTACGGCCGCGGCGGCATGCCCGTCCTGCAGCCCTTCCCGGTGAACGACTACGGCACCGGCATCATGGGCGCCTACGCGGTTGCGGCGGCGCTCTATCACCGCCAGCGCACGGGTGAGGGACAGCACGTGCAGACGGCGCTCGCCTACACCGCCTGCACGCTGCAATCGCTCTTCCTCCAGGACTTCACCGGTAAGCGCTGGGACGAGCCGAATGGCCAGCGGGCGCTGGGCTGGGGCCCGCTGCAGCGGCTGTATCGCGCCGCAGACGGTTGGTTCTTTCTCGGCGCGCCTGAGGCCGAGCGCGACCGGCTGGCCGCGCTGGCAGGCGTGAGCGGATCGGCGCCGCTGCCAGACGAGGCGTTCGCTGCGGCGCTGGAAGCGGCGTTCGCGCGGCGCCCGCGGCAGGCCTGGGTGGATGCCTTGACGGCAGCGGGCATCGGCGCCCAGCGCACGGCGACCGTGCCGGAACTGATGATGGACGGCTGGGTGATGGCGCACGGCCTCAGCCTGCGCCGCGAGCACGACGGCCTGGGTGAGATCACGACCAACGGCCCGGCGCCACGCCTCTCGCGCACGCCGGTGCGGCCTGGACGGCCCGCGCCGCGGCCCGGCTCCGATGCCCGCTCGATCCTGGCGGAGATCGGACTGGCCGACGATCTTGACGGGCTGGCCGAGCGCGGCGTCGTGCGGCTCGACCTGGCGGCCGCGCGATGAGCCGGGCCGGCCGGAGCGATCCGGTTGCGGCCGGCCCTCCGCCGCGGAGTTGGGACGCGGGCGCATGAACCGAGCAGAGCGGCCGCTGGCCGGCCTCACCGTGCTCGACCTGACGCAGCACGTGGCCGGGCCGTTCGCCACGCGCCTGCTGGCGGCCTACGGCGCGGACGTGATCAAGATGGAGCGGCCGGACGGCGGCGACCCTGCCCGCCGCACTGGACCGTTCCCCGGCGATGCGCCACACCCGGAGCGCAGCGCCAGCTTCCTCTACCTGAACACCGGCAAGCAGAGCGTGACGCTCAACCTGAAGTCGCGCGCCGGGCGGGCGCTGCTGCTCGAACTGGCCGAGCAGGCGGATGCGCTGGTCGAAAACTTCTCTCCCCGCGTGCTGCCGGCGCTGGGGCTGGACTGGCCGGCGCTGTACGCCGTTAACCCGGCGCTGGCCATGGTTTCGATCTCGAACTACGGCCAGAGCGGCCCCAATCGCGACTTCGCCGCGACGAACCTGACGCTCTTCGCCGCGGGCGGCCAGATGTCGCTCACCGGCGAGCCGGGCCGCGAGCCGCTGGTGAACGGCGGCACGCAGGCGCTGCTGCAGGCGGGGCTGCACGGCTTCTCCGCTACGCTCGCCGCGATCTTCGGGGCGAGGACGCAGGGAAGCGGCACGCACATCGATGTCTCAATCCAGGAGGTGCAGGCGGCGGCGCTGGAAGGCGCCGGGCCGTCGGCGCTGGTCTACGGCTTCGACGCGACGCGCGCCGGCAACCTGCCGCGTGCCACCTGGGGCATCTATCCCTGTGCCGACGGCTTCATCGGCTGCTCCTGTATGGATCAGAATGTGCCGGACCTGTTCCGCGCGATGGGCCGAGAGGACCTGCTCGACTCGCCCTTCCGGGACCAGCGCTGGCGCGCCGAGCACAACGAGGAGGTGATGACGCTTTTGCTCGGCTTCTTCGTCGAGCACACGCAGGCGGAGCTGCGCGAGCTGGGCGCACGTCACCGCGTCGCCATCGGTGTGATGCCCACGATCGTGGAACTGCTCGCCTGGCCGGGCCTGCTGGAGAAGGGCTTCTGGCAGGAGCTGGATCACCCGGAAGCAGGCCGGCTGACCTATTCCGGCGCGCCGTTCACAATCGACGGCAGCGGCTTCGCCCTGGCGCCCGCGCCGCTGCTCGGCGAACACACCGAGGCGGTGCTGCGCGAACGGCTCGGCCTCTCGACGGCCGAGATCGGCGAGTTACGCGAGCATGGAGTGATCTGACGATGCGGAGAGCGCGTGCTCAAGACGCGCCGTGGAGGCTGCCATGAGCGAGGCGGCGCTGCCGCTGGCCGGCGTGCGCATCATTGACCTGACCATGGTCTGGGCCGGCCCCTACGGCACGCGGCTGCTCGCCGACGCGGGCGCGGACGTGATTAAGATCGAGGGCGTGACGCGGCCGGACTCGATCCGCACGAGCGGCGCGGCGGCGCTGGCCGGCGTCGATCGCGCCTTCGATCGGATCGCCTACTTCAACGAGTACGGCCGCAATAAGCGCGGTCTGGCGCTGGATCTAAGCGAGCCGCGGGGGCGCGAGGCGTTGCTGCGGCTGGTGCGCGTCTCGGACGCGCTGATCGAAAACTTCCGCAGCGGAGTGCTCGACGGCTGGGGCCTCGGCGCCGAGCGGCTGCGGGCCGAACGGCCCGACCTGATCGTCGTTTCGATGCCCGGATTCGCCGCGACCGGTAGCGAGCGCAACCTCGCCGGCTACGGCCCGACGATCGAACAGCTCGGCGGCCTGATTCAGCTCAGCGGCTACGAAGGCGGCGGACCGCAGAAGAGCGGCATCTCCTACGGCGACCCGCTGGCGGGCACGCTCGCGGCCGGCGCGCTGATCGCCGCGCTGCTGCGGCGGCAGCGGACCGGCCAGGGCGCCGTGGTCGAAGTCTCGCAGCGCGACAACATGCTGGGCATGATCGGCGAGGCCGTGCTTGACTTCGGCATGAACCGGCGTTTGCCCGTGCGCCGCGGCAACCGTCACCGCTGGCTGGCGCCGCACGGCTGCTATCCCTCGCTGCCGCTGCCGGACGGCGAGGGGCGCCCGCTCGGCCGGGCGGGTACACAAATGGGCGAGGCGACCGATCGCTGGGTGGCGATCGCCGTGGCCACGAACGATCAGTGGCGGGGACTGTGCGGCGTGATCGGCCGGCCGGAGCTGGCCGGCGATCCGCGCTACGCCCGCGCCCTCGATCGCTACGAGCGCCAGGACGCGCTGGACAAAGTCATCGCCGCCTGGACGCGCGAGCGCAGCGACGACGAGGCGATGCACGCGCTGCAGGCGGCCGGCGTGCCGGCTTCGGCGCTGCGCACGCCGCTGACGCTGACGCACGACCCGCACCTGGCGGCGCGGGGGTTCTATCGCGAGGTCGAGCATCCGGTGGCCGGACGGCACCGCGTCGCCGGACCCCTGTGGAACGAGCCGGCGACGGAGGCGGCGCCGATGCGACCGGCGCCGACCTTCGGACAGCATCGCGTGGAGGTGCTCGGCGATCTCGTGGGATTCGCGGCCGAAGCGTTGGCAGGGCTTGAGCGGCAGGGCATCATCGGAGACGAACCGCTCAAGCGGCAACCGCTGCCGCGAGCAGATGGTGCAGACGACGGCGCGGCGACCGTGGCCTGGCAAGAATCGTCAGGGGGGCGGCGCTGACGGCGGCGAGATCTGGGGAGCGAGGCGATGGATTTCCGGTTTTCGGACGAGGACGAGGCGTGGCGGCAGGAGCTGCGCACATGGATTCGCGCGGAGTTCGGCGCGGATTGGCGCGGATTCTCTGCCATGAGCGGCGACGGCGAAGAAGAGTACGCGTTCGTGCGCGGCGTGCGTCAGAAGCTGGCCGCGAAGGGCTGGACGGCGCCCGCCTGGCCGCGCGCGCTGGGCGGCATGGACGCCGGCTTCACCAGGCAGGCGATCTTCAACGAGGAGCTGGCCTATCACCGCGTGCCGGGGCCGGACATCGTCTCCGTCGGCTACGTCGGCCCGACGCTGATGCTGTACGGCACCGACGAGCAGAAGGCGCACCTGCCGGCGATCGTGCGCGCCGACGAGACCTGGTGCCAGGGCTACTCCGAGCCGGGCAGCGGCTCCGACCTTGCCAGCCTGCAGACGCGGGCCGTGCGCGACGGCGACGACTACGTGATCAACGGCCAGAAGATCTGGACCTCGCAGGCGCACCACGCCAACTGGATGTTCATGCTGGCGCGCACCGACCCCGACGCGCCCAAGCATCGCGGCATCTCTTACCTGCTGCTCGACATGCAGACGCCCGGCATCAGCATCCGGCCGCTGATCAACATGGCCGGGCGGCACGGCTTCAACGAGGTCTTCTTCGACAACGTGCGCGTGCCCGTGCAGAACCGCGTAGGCGAGGAGAACCGCGGCTGGTACGTGGGCATGGCGACGATGGACTTCGAGCGCTCGGCCCTCTCCGGCTCGGCGGGGCTGCGCCGCAGCTACGAAGACCTGGTGAGCTTCGTGCGCGACACTGCGCGGTCGGGCATCGTGGCGATGGACCGTGAGCTGGCCCGCAACGCCCTGGCCGAGGCGGGGATCGAGATCGAGGTCTCGCGCATGCTTTCGCTGCGCGTGCTTTCGATGCAGCAGGCGGGCCAGGTGCCCAACCACGAGGCGAGCATGGCAAAGCTGTACGCCTCCGAGCTGAGCCAGCGCTTCGCCCGCCTGGGCACGCGGCTGCTGGGCATGTACGGCGGCGTGCGGCGCGGCTCGCCCTTCGCGCGGCTTGCGGGCGAGTTCACGGAGTCCTACATGCAGACAGTGCCATCCACGATCGCCGGCGGCAGCAGCGAGATCCAGCGCAACGTGATCGCCACGCGCGGCCTCGGCCTGCCGCGGGGATAGGAAGTAGAGGGCATCGAGCGCAGTCCAGTCTAAGGATGAACGGATGGAAGCACTCCTGCGGTTGTGCGGCCAGCTCCGCTCACTCGCCAACCGCCTCAATCTGGCCCGCGAACTGCGTGCAATCGTCTACGGTGCGCTGGAATAGCGCCCCGCCAGTGGATGGCGAAGTCAAGGCCCAATCGGAAGGCTGGATGCCGACGACGATCTACCTGGTGCGGCACGGTCAAACAGTGGGCCATCGGCTGCGCCGCTACCAGGCGCTTGATACACCCCTGTCCCCCGAGGGCCGCAGGCAGGCGCGGCTGCTGGCCCTGCGGTTGGCCACGGAAGGTCCGTTCACCGCGATCTATACCAGTGACCTGGCGCGCGCGCTGGAGACTGCCACCGCGATCGGTGGAAAGCTGGGCCTCCGGCCGCTGCTGGACCCGCGCCTGCGCGAGCTGGACGCGGGCGACTGAAACGGCTTGCACTATGACGAGATCGAGCGACGCTTTCCAGGCGGGCACGATCGCTGGTTCGCCGGCGGCGGGGTGGAGCGGCTGCCCGGCCCAACCGGCGAATCGATGACCGAGGTGCGGCAGCGCATCGTCGCGGCGTGCGAAGCGATCGCGGCGCGCCATGCCGGCGAGCGGGTAATCGTGGTCTCGCACGGCTGGGCGCTCGCCGTGTTGGTGGCGGCATGGCACGGCTGGGACCCGGTGGAAACATTCCGCGAGCAGCGGCTGCGCTTCGATAACACGGCGGTGACGATCTTCGAGCTCAACGAGAACGGCCGCCGCTGCACGCAGCTCAACTGCACGAGCCACCTCGACGGCGCCTCGAGCAACAACGACGGTAGGGCTTGAACCGGCGGCGTAGCGTGCCGCTCACCACGCGCGGAAGGTCGGCTTGCGGCGCTCGGTGAAGGCACGGGCGCCCTCAAGCACGTCTTCCGTCTCCAGGATCTGGTTGTAGAGCTGCGCTTCGAGCCTCCGGCCGGCGTCGAAGGTCATCTCCAGTCCGCCACGGTAGGCGGCCTCTTTGGTCGCGCGCACGGCCAGCGGCCCCATCTCGCACAGCCGCTCGGCCCACTCCCGCGCCGTCGCCTGCAGGCTCTCGAGCGGCACCACGGCGTTGACCAGGCCGAAGTGCAGCAGCCGCTTCGCCTCGATCGCGTCGGAGTAAAGCAGCATCTCCATGGCGATGCCGAAGGGCAGGTAGCGCACCAGCCGCTGCGTCTGCCCGCCTCCTGCCACGAGACCACGTCGCGAGGACGATGTGCCCAGCCGCGCGTTCTCCGAAGCGAGGCGAATATCGCAGGCCAGGGCGAGGGCAAAGCCGCCGGCCAGGCAGTAGCCGTTGACCGCCGCGATCACCGGCTTCCACAGGTTGAGCGGCAGAAAGTAGTCGAGGCCGTCGTCGTCCGTGGGCAGGCCGTGCTCCTTGCGCGTACGGTGGTACTCCGGACCGCCGGGCGCGGCGGCCATCAGGTCGCGGCCGGAGCAGAAGGCGCGGTCGCCGGCGCCGGTGAGGATCGTGACCCAGATCCGGTCATCGCGCCGAATCTCCTGCCAGCAATCGTGCAGCCGGCCCATCATCTCGCCGGTGAGGGCGTTGAGCTTCTCCGGCCGGTTGAGCGTGATCGTGGCGATCCGCCCGTCGCGCTCCAACAGGACATCATCTGCGGGCATGCTCCTGCTCCTGCCTCGGCGCCGCGGGCGCCTGTTGCCCGCAGCATAGCCTGCGCAGGCGACCGATGGCAGCCTGCGCAGGCCTCGGCCGGCTTTGTGCGCGGCGGCACAGGCGCGCTATACTGGCGACGGAGACCGGGCCGGCGAGATCCCGCGGAGGTGCCGCGTTGCCATACGTCATTACCGAAACCTGCATCGGTTGCACCGCCTGCACGAAGCGTTGCCCCACGGGGGCGATCACCGGTGTGCGCAACGTGATTCACGTGATCGACCCCGCGCTGTGCATCGACTGCGGCGCCTGCGGTGTGGTTTGCCCGCCGGAGGCGATCTACGACGACATCGGCGATCAGTGCAAGACCTTCACGCGCAAAGAGTGGCCGAAGGCGATCGTGATCGAAGACAACTGCATCGGCAGCGGCTGCGAGCTGTGCATCAGCATCTGCCCCTTCGATGCTCTGAGCCTGCAGCAGAGCGAGACGGCGTCGGACTTCTGGGGTGTGGCCACGCTGAACGAGCGCAAGTGCACCGGCTGCCGCCTCTGCGAGCAGGCCTGCGGCTGGGGTGCCATCTACATTGACCCGCCGCGCGAGCTGCTGAAGAAGCCGGAGGGCGCGGCAAGCTCCGCGGCTTGACCCGGCACGCGCACACGGCGGCGATCGTGAGAGCCGGCCTCGCTGCGGGGCCGGCTCTCTTCGCGCACAATCCATCCTCGCCGGTCACGGCAGCAGGGCGCGGGCGCAGGCTTCGCCCGCTACTCTTCCTTCATCGAGATCGCCTGTTCCGGGCAGAGCTCGATCGCCTTCAGCAGCTTCGCGCGCAGTTCCTCCGGCACGTCTTCCATGATGATGTAGGTGCCGTCGTCGCGCACCTCGAAGATCTCCGGCGCCGTGCGGGCGCAGACGCCGTGGCTCTTGCACAGGTCGTAGTCGATGTCGGGCTTCAGGGTTGCCATTGCTCTCCTCCAGCGCGGCGGGCGTCCGCATATCCCGCATCGTAGCGCCGCGCCGCCGGGGCGGCAATGCGGCGCCGCGCCGTGCGCACACGCGGCGATGCTATCCTTGTCCCGCGAACCTCAACTCTCCCGCAGGACACGACTCGGCATGAGCCAGGAAGCGGAACTTCGGCTCCTCGCGCACCTGCTGCTGGATTGGATTGCGTCACGCTCGGGTCGGAAGCTGACGCTGCTGCCGGCGAGGGCAGATGCAATCGCGAGAGCCGGCGACGAGGACGATCGCCTGTCGATCGTGCTGGCGTCGCTGAGTTCCGCCGAACGTCCGCCGGCATGGGTCGCCGCGCTGGAGCGCTTCGCCGGCCGGCTGGACACGTCGGGGAGCGGCGTGCTCATCTGGCTGCCGCCGGGCGCCACCGTGCCGGACGAAGAACCGGCCGCGTCCACCGTTGCCATGGCAGTGCAGCAGGCAGTCATGGCGACGCCGGCGGGCGAGAGCCGAGATGCCCTGTTGCCGATCCGCATTTCCCTGCTCAAGCGCGACGAACAGGGCGCCTACGTCTCGGCCGCCGGCGGCCTGGCGCCGCTGTGGGCGCAGTTCACTGACCGGGTGCAGGGTTACTTTCAGATCGACAGCACGGCGCTGCACCGGCTGCCGGAAGACGAGGCGCAGACGCGTGCCGTAATCGACCGCATCGTGGCGGCCAGCACCGGCATGGCGCTCGGTGAGGCGCGGGTGGTTGAGGCCGAGGACCGCTGGCGAATTCAGCGGCTGCGCGGCGGCGACGGCTGCGCCGTAATCGGCCTGCCGCCGGGCGATGAATCGGAGAGTGGCGCACCGCTGCGCCGCCGGCTGCGCGCGGCGCTGCGCGAGGCCGGCGAGCGGCTGGCCGGCGAGAACGCCACGTTGCGCGTCCTCGCCCTCTACGGACACTATCCGACGCTGGAAATGGAACAGGCCGGGCCGGCGCTGCGCGGACAGGACCCCGCGCTATTTGCCGGCCTCGACCTGATCGTGTTGATCGCCGACGGCGCCGTGAAGCCGTTGCTCGACATCACGCGCCGGCCGCTGGTGCAGCCGCGGGCTACGGCTGGTTGACGCCGGCGGGCGCCCCGGTCTGCTGCCGCACGTCCAGCGACTGCTCGGCATCCAGTTCGGCGGTGCGGTCGTCTTCGCGCGGCTCGCCGGCGGCGCCGGGAACATTGCTCGGCTCCGCCGGCCAATCCTCGGCGTAGAGGTCGTCGTCCTCCTCGCTGCCGCTCAGCCAGCGGTAGGCAAGCGCCGCGCCGACCACGCCCACGGCGATCAGCGCCAGCATCCACCAGCGCGAGCGACGGCGCTTCGGCTTGCGCCCGATGCGGGAGACGTTCTGCAGCGGCTCGGGCAAGGAGACATCGGCGAGCTGCCCGCGGGCGCTGCTGAACGCACCCCGGCCCCAGTCCACGGCGCGCAGGGCGGCGCCGGAGACGGCGTCGCGCGTCTCCTCAGCGCTGGGTAGCCTGTGCACCAATGCACCGATGGCGCCGTCGGTGCCGTCGCTGTCGCGCCCGGGCACCACGAGCGATAGCCGAGCCGAGCGTCCGGTCTGCGGCGGAGCGGATTGACGAGTACTGAACATGAACTGGCACTCCTTCAGGCGCGATTCGCGTCGGTGCTGCCCGTTGCTAGGCTTCTCGTGCGAGCGGTGTCTCGCGCATACCGGGGTCGAGAGCGAGCCGACTGTGCAGATCCACGCAGGCGAGCAGATCGGACAATTCGAACGGCTTAGCCAGGTAGCCCTGAGCGCCGCTGCGCAGCGCCTGGTCCTGGCCGGTGAACGACGCCGTCATCACCACCACCGGCGTCTGCTCGCCGGCGGCCGAGCGCAGCGCGTCAAGCACCTGCCAGCCGTCGACGCCGGGCATGCGCACGTCGAGCAAGATCAGGTCGGGTCGACTGCTGCCGAGAGTTCGTAGCGCTTCGGCGCCGCTGGCGGCGAGCTGCACCTCATAGCCGGAGTCGGTGAGCGCAACCTGGATGAAGCGGCGAATCTCTTGATCGTCGTCGACGACGAGAACACAGCGGCCAGCGGATCCTGGCGGGAAGCTCATTGCGGTCTCCAAAGGCGAGCACGCTCAGCGTCGCCGCCGGTCCTGCCATAGTAGTCGCACGGCAGGCTGGCGACATCCTTCTTGCGGCGCAGCGGCTGCTAGCGAAAGCAAACTGAAAGACGACGATCCGGCCGCACCGCCTGAACCGGCGGTGGCGCGGCTGGGCCCGGCCAGGAGCGCCCGCGCCGCAGCGCCGTGAACAGAACGTGCAGCGAAGGGCAGCAATCGCAGGGCGGTCCGCGCCGGAATCTCCACTTCAATAGTTACGAATGCTCGCGCGTCGTGGAATCTTCATCGAGCGCCTCCTGCACGAGCGGGTGAAAGCGATCGAGCGAGGTAGTGCGCACGGTGTCGCCGTTTGAGCCGATCGTCAGCTCCTGGCGAAGGATTCCCTGGTTCTTGAACTCGCTGAGCTTGCCCTCGACCAGCTCGGGGGCGATCAGATCACGGTTGCGATCGTGCTTCAGGTATTCCGCCATCCAGCGGAAGACCGGCAGCACGCCGTTGCGCCGGGTGACCTCAAATTCGTTGATGCGCCGGATAATCTCTCTTTCGACCGCCGGATCTTCCGAGGCCTTGCTGATCTCGACGGGGTCGGCGTTGCCGCCGGCGGCTTCGACCAGCGCCCGGCTGATGCTGCCCGGCACACCGGCGATCACAACCGTCTTCCCGAGCCGGAAGCGCAGGCGGGTGACGATGCGCACGTAGTCGCTGTCGCCCGCCATCAGCAGAAACGTGGAGGTGTTCACACTGTCTTGTGCCACTTCGTAGAGGTCGATCGCCACATTCATATCGACGGTGCTTTGTGAACGCTCGCCTCGCGCCTTGACAGGACAGCTAAACGGTTCGATGCCGGCGACGCGCAGACGGGGTTCCAGATCGCGCAGATAATCCTGTGAGAAGTCGCCGTAGGCACGGGCAAAACTAATCAGCCCGTACTTCTGCGCCTTTTCCACCCACTTCATCGGATCGGGCGCCTGACGATGCGCATTCCAGAGCGACGTCACCACGTTTTCGAGATCAACAAAGAGTGCGACATTGCCGCCGTCCAAAGGCATGACTCCTTCTAGAAGGCCGGCAGGGACCGCATATGCAACTGGTAATGTCAAGGACCTGTGCACGCTCGGAGTGCGGCCCGGCAGGCCGGCCGGCGCGCCCGGAGGGATTCGAACCCCCGACCCTCGGTTCCGAAGACCGATGCTCTTTCCACTGAGCTACGAGCGCGGAAGCCGCGCGAGACGCGCGTCTCCACGCTGCGATGGGATTGTAGGAAGGCACGCTACGTCGGTCAAGCGGAGTGCGCCGGCCGGCACAGCCCACCGCTTGTGCCCGCCGCAGGACAACGCGAGGGACGGCCCGTGGCCGCCCCTGCACCGTTCCCGAATCCGCCGCTGGCTACGGCTTCGCCCGGTCCCGCAGCGCGTCGGCCGCTTCGCCGGCCGCGTTCTTGGCCTTGCCCCAGGCGTTCTCGAATTTCCCTTCGTTCTTGCGCTCGTTGCCTTCGGCTTCCTGCTCAGGGTCGTTGGTGGCCTGACCGAATTTCTCCTGCGCGGCGCCCGCGGCTTCCCTGGCTTTGCCCTTCAACTCATCCTTGTCCGGCATGATCGCTCTCCTCATAGACGCGCGATGCGGGCATAACCTTGCCCGCCCGCAAGGACGATCATCGCCCTCGGGCAAGCCGGCAACTATACCGCATACGTGCTAGGGCGACGCGCCGGAAGAAGAGCGCGGAAGCGGTGAGGGCGTCGTGGCGAACGGCCACCAAGCATGAAAGGCGAAGGTGAACGGGGGTGGATGGAGGGGATCGAACCCTCGATCTCCAGGGCCACAACCTGGCGCTTTGACCGCTAAGCTACACCCACCACGGGCTAGCCCGCCGCGGCGGCGGCGGACCCTTTCTATGGTATGAGGGCACCAGCCGGAGCGTCAAACGCCGGCGGGCCGCGATTAGCCACGCGTCGCCTCGCGGGGAACGTCCCTGGCGGTGGGTGTAGCGGGCGCCGCGCCGCCGCTGTCACCGGCCGCAGGCA
The sequence above is drawn from the Dehalococcoidia bacterium genome and encodes:
- a CDS encoding NYN domain-containing protein, with product MDGGNVALFVDLENVVTSLWNAHRQAPDPMKWVEKAQKYGLISFARAYGDFSQDYLRDLEPRLRVAGIEPFSCPVKARGERSQSTVDMNVAIDLYEVAQDSVNTSTFLLMAGDSDYVRIVTRLRFRLGKTVVIAGVPGSISRALVEAAGGNADPVEISKASEDPAVEREIIRRINEFEVTRRNGVLPVFRWMAEYLKHDRNRDLIAPELVEGKLSEFKNQGILRQELTIGSNGDTVRTTSLDRFHPLVQEALDEDSTTREHS
- a CDS encoding CsbD family protein yields the protein MPDKDELKGKAREAAGAAQEKFGQATNDPEQEAEGNERKNEGKFENAWGKAKNAAGEAADALRDRAKP
- a CDS encoding CoA transferase; its protein translation is MNRAERPLAGLTVLDLTQHVAGPFATRLLAAYGADVIKMERPDGGDPARRTGPFPGDAPHPERSASFLYLNTGKQSVTLNLKSRAGRALLLELAEQADALVENFSPRVLPALGLDWPALYAVNPALAMVSISNYGQSGPNRDFAATNLTLFAAGGQMSLTGEPGREPLVNGGTQALLQAGLHGFSATLAAIFGARTQGSGTHIDVSIQEVQAAALEGAGPSALVYGFDATRAGNLPRATWGIYPCADGFIGCSCMDQNVPDLFRAMGREDLLDSPFRDQRWRAEHNEEVMTLLLGFFVEHTQAELRELGARHRVAIGVMPTIVELLAWPGLLEKGFWQELDHPEAGRLTYSGAPFTIDGSGFALAPAPLLGEHTEAVLRERLGLSTAEIGELREHGVI
- a CDS encoding CoA transferase, translated to MSEAALPLAGVRIIDLTMVWAGPYGTRLLADAGADVIKIEGVTRPDSIRTSGAAALAGVDRAFDRIAYFNEYGRNKRGLALDLSEPRGREALLRLVRVSDALIENFRSGVLDGWGLGAERLRAERPDLIVVSMPGFAATGSERNLAGYGPTIEQLGGLIQLSGYEGGGPQKSGISYGDPLAGTLAAGALIAALLRRQRTGQGAVVEVSQRDNMLGMIGEAVLDFGMNRRLPVRRGNRHRWLAPHGCYPSLPLPDGEGRPLGRAGTQMGEATDRWVAIAVATNDQWRGLCGVIGRPELAGDPRYARALDRYERQDALDKVIAAWTRERSDDEAMHALQAAGVPASALRTPLTLTHDPHLAARGFYREVEHPVAGRHRVAGPLWNEPATEAAPMRPAPTFGQHRVEVLGDLVGFAAEALAGLERQGIIGDEPLKRQPLPRADGADDGAATVAWQESSGGRR
- a CDS encoding acyl-CoA dehydrogenase family protein, producing the protein MDFRFSDEDEAWRQELRTWIRAEFGADWRGFSAMSGDGEEEYAFVRGVRQKLAAKGWTAPAWPRALGGMDAGFTRQAIFNEELAYHRVPGPDIVSVGYVGPTLMLYGTDEQKAHLPAIVRADETWCQGYSEPGSGSDLASLQTRAVRDGDDYVINGQKIWTSQAHHANWMFMLARTDPDAPKHRGISYLLLDMQTPGISIRPLINMAGRHGFNEVFFDNVRVPVQNRVGEENRGWYVGMATMDFERSALSGSAGLRRSYEDLVSFVRDTARSGIVAMDRELARNALAEAGIEIEVSRMLSLRVLSMQQAGQVPNHEASMAKLYASELSQRFARLGTRLLGMYGGVRRGSPFARLAGEFTESYMQTVPSTIAGGSSEIQRNVIATRGLGLPRG
- a CDS encoding ferredoxin; this translates as MATLKPDIDYDLCKSHGVCARTAPEIFEVRDDGTYIIMEDVPEELRAKLLKAIELCPEQAISMKEE
- a CDS encoding response regulator transcription factor, whose amino-acid sequence is MSFPPGSAGRCVLVVDDDQEIRRFIQVALTDSGYEVQLAASGAEALRTLGSSRPDLILLDVRMPGVDGWQVLDALRSAAGEQTPVVVMTASFTGQDQALRSGAQGYLAKPFELSDLLACVDLHSRLALDPGMRETPLAREA
- a CDS encoding enoyl-CoA hydratase-related protein, producing MPADDVLLERDGRIATITLNRPEKLNALTGEMMGRLHDCWQEIRRDDRIWVTILTGAGDRAFCSGRDLMAAAPGGPEYHRTRKEHGLPTDDDGLDYFLPLNLWKPVIAAVNGYCLAGGFALALACDIRLASENARLGTSSSRRGLVAGGGQTQRLVRYLPFGIAMEMLLYSDAIEAKRLLHFGLVNAVVPLESLQATAREWAERLCEMGPLAVRATKEAAYRGGLEMTFDAGRRLEAQLYNQILETEDVLEGARAFTERRKPTFRAW
- a CDS encoding 4Fe-4S binding protein, with product MPYVITETCIGCTACTKRCPTGAITGVRNVIHVIDPALCIDCGACGVVCPPEAIYDDIGDQCKTFTRKEWPKAIVIEDNCIGSGCELCISICPFDALSLQQSETASDFWGVATLNERKCTGCRLCEQACGWGAIYIDPPRELLKKPEGAASSAA